Proteins encoded by one window of Streptococcus suis S735:
- the budA gene encoding acetolactate decarboxylase — translation MQVNRLFQYNTLGALMAGLYGGSLTVGELLEHGDLGLGTLDSIDGELIVLDGKAYQAKGAGEKPEVVEVPAEMKVPYAAVIFHEAEVIFKQRFEMTSDELHQRIESYYDGENLFRSIKIKGTFSRMHVRMIPKSASDVRFAEVASRQPEYTAENISGTIVGIWTPEIFHGVSVAGYHLHFISDDLTFGGHVMDYVISEGMVEVGPVDQLDQRFPVQDRQYLFAKFNAKEVREDIDKAE, via the coding sequence ATGCAAGTAAATCGATTATTTCAATACAATACCTTAGGTGCCTTAATGGCTGGACTGTATGGCGGCTCCTTGACGGTTGGCGAATTGTTGGAACATGGTGATTTGGGCTTGGGAACCCTGGATTCCATTGATGGCGAGCTGATTGTCTTGGATGGAAAGGCTTATCAGGCCAAGGGAGCAGGGGAGAAACCAGAAGTGGTTGAAGTTCCTGCTGAGATGAAGGTTCCTTATGCAGCGGTCATTTTCCATGAAGCAGAAGTGATTTTTAAGCAACGCTTTGAAATGACCAGCGATGAATTGCATCAGCGGATTGAATCCTATTATGATGGGGAAAATCTTTTTCGCTCCATCAAAATCAAAGGGACGTTTTCACGGATGCATGTCCGCATGATTCCAAAATCGGCTTCTGATGTTCGTTTTGCGGAGGTGGCAAGTCGTCAGCCTGAGTATACCGCTGAGAATATTTCAGGTACCATTGTTGGTATTTGGACACCAGAAATTTTTCACGGGGTCAGTGTGGCTGGCTATCATTTGCATTTTATTTCGGATGATTTGACATTTGGCGGGCATGTCATGGATTATGTTATCTCAGAAGGAATGGTGGAAGTGGGGCCAGTAGATCAACTAGACCAACGCTTCCCAGTCCAAGACCGCCAATATCTTTTTGCTAAGTTCAATGCTAAGGAAGTTAGAGAAGATATTGATAAGGCGGAGTAG
- a CDS encoding tetratricopeptide repeat protein, producing the protein MNNSEKMLVCLDQQDLDKADKYFKRALVQDDSETLLSLAAYLEGIGFFPQARQIYEQVKEEFPEVLINLAQIAFEDGLVEESFGYLEEISEDSSVYVEALLVKADLYQAEGLSDVAREKLLEASHLSDEPIILFGLAELDMELELFNEAISYYAQLDNREIYELTGVSTYQRIGIAYASLGKFEAAIEFLEKAVELEYDDQTVFELAALLFEREEYQKANLYFKQLDTINPDFEGYEYAYAQSLHVEHKIDDALVMTQKGLAKNDFDANLLLQASQYAYELHDEAGAEDYLLRAKEVADDSNELALRLSNLYLEQERFEEVVALFDEEVDNVLARWNVAKAYQALERDDEAIELYDELAGEFAENPEFLADYVAVLRQLGRLDEAKEQASRYIQLVPDDLAMQEFLNEE; encoded by the coding sequence ATGAACAATAGTGAAAAAATGTTGGTTTGTTTGGACCAACAGGATTTAGACAAGGCAGATAAGTATTTCAAGCGCGCCTTGGTGCAAGATGATAGCGAAACGCTTTTGTCCTTGGCAGCCTACTTAGAAGGCATTGGTTTTTTCCCACAGGCTAGACAAATCTATGAGCAGGTCAAAGAAGAATTTCCCGAAGTACTGATCAATCTTGCCCAAATAGCATTTGAAGATGGCTTGGTTGAAGAATCTTTTGGATACTTGGAGGAAATTTCGGAAGACAGTTCTGTCTATGTGGAAGCCTTGTTGGTTAAGGCGGACCTGTATCAGGCAGAAGGCTTGTCGGATGTGGCGCGTGAAAAATTGTTAGAAGCAAGTCACTTATCAGATGAACCCATCATCCTCTTTGGCTTAGCAGAATTGGATATGGAACTGGAGCTTTTTAATGAGGCTATTTCCTACTATGCCCAGCTGGATAATCGTGAGATCTACGAATTAACGGGAGTTTCTACCTATCAGCGAATTGGTATTGCCTATGCAAGTTTGGGGAAATTTGAAGCGGCGATTGAATTTTTGGAAAAAGCTGTTGAGTTGGAATACGATGATCAGACGGTTTTTGAGTTAGCAGCTCTGCTATTTGAACGAGAAGAATACCAAAAAGCAAATCTCTATTTCAAGCAGTTGGATACCATCAATCCTGATTTTGAGGGCTATGAATATGCCTATGCTCAGTCGCTTCATGTCGAGCATAAGATTGATGATGCCTTGGTTATGACTCAAAAAGGCCTGGCTAAAAATGATTTTGACGCCAATCTCTTGCTCCAGGCTTCTCAGTATGCCTATGAATTGCATGATGAGGCGGGGGCAGAAGATTATCTTCTACGGGCAAAAGAGGTAGCAGATGATAGTAACGAACTAGCTCTGCGCTTGTCCAATCTGTATCTTGAGCAGGAACGATTTGAAGAGGTTGTGGCTTTATTTGATGAAGAGGTAGATAACGTTCTAGCTCGCTGGAATGTGGCCAAGGCTTATCAAGCTCTAGAAAGAGACGATGAAGCTATTGAGCTTTACGATGAATTGGCTGGAGAATTTGCTGAGAATCCTGAATTTTTGGCTGATTACGTAGCGGTTTTACGTCAACTTGGTCGTTTGGATGAGGCAAAAGAGCAAGCTAGTCGTTATATCCAATTGGTGCCAGACGATTTAGCCATGCAAGAATTTTTGAATGAAGAGTAG
- a CDS encoding AI-2E family transporter, with translation MEDKHQKFSLTWFFRLFLNSQAVTFLLVTLLTFLTIFIFSKISFLFRPIGSFLEIVLLPMILTGLLYYLLNPMVDWMEKHKISRTVGISILFVLISLLIIWGLAVAIPSIQEQVTSFAQNLPSNIQKIEGQVTGLLQDQRFEQFRPTALEMLNKVNDQIVAYAQKFSSSAVNWASNLISTASQIIVAILIMPFILFYLLRDGQYLNKHITQYLPTKWREPIGTVLSDVNGQLSNYVRGQVTVAIIVALMFSVMFSIIGLSYPITLGVMAGFLNLIPYLGSFLAMIPAVILGLIAGPIMLIKVLVVFMIEQTIEGRFVTPLIIGSSLSIHPITILFVLLTAGQMYGVLGVLLGIPIYASIKVLVKAAFEWYKAHRVVWYEDGRK, from the coding sequence ATGGAGGATAAGCATCAAAAATTTAGTCTGACTTGGTTTTTCCGCTTGTTTTTAAATAGCCAAGCGGTGACATTTTTATTGGTAACCTTGCTGACTTTTTTGACCATATTTATTTTTAGTAAAATTAGTTTTTTATTCAGACCAATAGGAAGCTTTTTAGAAATTGTATTGTTACCGATGATTTTAACAGGTCTTTTGTATTACCTATTAAATCCGATGGTTGACTGGATGGAAAAGCATAAAATTTCTCGTACAGTTGGTATTTCCATTCTCTTTGTTTTAATCAGTCTTCTCATTATCTGGGGACTGGCGGTGGCAATTCCGAGTATTCAAGAGCAAGTGACATCTTTTGCGCAAAATCTTCCTTCGAATATCCAGAAAATCGAAGGACAGGTAACTGGGCTCCTACAGGATCAGCGCTTTGAACAATTTAGACCAACAGCTCTGGAGATGTTAAATAAGGTCAATGATCAGATCGTTGCCTATGCTCAGAAGTTTTCTTCAAGCGCTGTGAACTGGGCAAGTAATTTGATTTCAACCGCTTCACAGATTATTGTTGCTATTTTGATTATGCCCTTTATTCTCTTTTATCTATTACGGGATGGTCAGTATTTGAATAAACACATCACCCAATATCTACCAACCAAGTGGAGAGAACCGATTGGAACAGTACTATCAGATGTGAATGGGCAATTATCAAACTATGTTCGTGGTCAGGTGACCGTTGCGATTATTGTTGCCCTGATGTTTTCAGTGATGTTCTCAATCATTGGTCTTAGCTATCCAATAACTTTGGGGGTGATGGCTGGTTTCCTCAATCTAATTCCGTATTTGGGTTCTTTCTTGGCCATGATTCCAGCTGTTATTTTAGGATTGATTGCTGGTCCAATCATGCTGATAAAGGTTTTAGTAGTCTTTATGATTGAGCAAACTATAGAAGGTCGTTTTGTGACACCATTGATTATCGGAAGCTCCCTAAGTATTCATCCGATTACCATTTTGTTTGTATTATTGACAGCTGGTCAGATGTATGGTGTCCTAGGAGTTCTTCTGGGAATTCCAATATATGCCTCTATTAAGGTTTTAGTGAAAGCGGCATTTGAATGGTACAAGGCACACAGGGTAGTTTGGTATGAAGATGGAAGAAAATGA
- a CDS encoding lactonase family protein → MAIYFGTYTKRESKGIYKANFDSETGQLSNLELVTEEPNPTYLAFDKAGHLYSVGAENGLGGIAAFNTDYTLLNHVVSEGAPLCYVAVDEARDLVYGSNFHKGQLLVYKRLADGSLELADVAQHEGSGPHENQASAHVHFSDLTPDKFLVTCDLGCDQVVTYKVSDQGKVEKIATYQAAPGSGPRHIVFHTVAKIAYLICELNSTIEVLIYDGWGQFEHLQTVSTLPEDHTGFNGTAAIRITKDGKFIYGSNRGNDSIAVYKTLADASLELVEIVPTNGKTPRDFTLSPDEKHLIVVHQDSDNATVFKRDAENGCLTELSHDFYVPEAVCVTFL, encoded by the coding sequence ATGGCTATCTATTTCGGTACCTATACAAAACGTGAATCAAAAGGAATTTATAAAGCAAATTTTGACTCTGAAACAGGACAACTTAGCAATCTAGAATTGGTCACTGAAGAACCTAACCCTACCTACCTTGCCTTTGATAAGGCCGGACATCTATACTCCGTCGGCGCTGAAAATGGTCTAGGAGGTATCGCTGCCTTTAATACTGACTATACTCTACTCAACCATGTTGTATCAGAGGGCGCACCACTTTGCTATGTCGCTGTAGATGAAGCAAGAGATTTAGTTTATGGTTCCAATTTCCACAAAGGGCAACTACTTGTTTATAAACGTTTGGCGGATGGTTCGCTAGAATTAGCTGATGTCGCTCAACACGAAGGATCTGGGCCGCACGAAAACCAAGCTTCCGCCCACGTTCACTTTTCTGATTTGACGCCCGATAAATTTTTAGTAACCTGTGATTTAGGATGTGATCAAGTGGTAACCTATAAGGTATCTGACCAAGGAAAAGTAGAGAAAATAGCAACCTATCAGGCTGCGCCAGGAAGTGGTCCACGTCACATTGTCTTCCATACTGTCGCAAAAATCGCCTATCTCATCTGTGAACTCAATTCAACTATTGAGGTGCTTATCTACGACGGCTGGGGACAATTTGAACACCTACAAACTGTCTCTACTCTCCCAGAAGACCATACTGGTTTCAACGGTACTGCCGCTATTCGCATCACAAAGGATGGTAAATTTATTTATGGATCCAACCGCGGAAACGACTCTATCGCAGTCTACAAAACGCTTGCTGATGCCAGCTTAGAATTAGTTGAAATCGTCCCAACAAATGGAAAAACTCCTCGCGATTTCACGCTTAGTCCTGATGAAAAGCATTTGATTGTTGTCCATCAAGATTCTGACAATGCAACTGTATTCAAAAGAGATGCCGAAAATGGCTGTTTGACTGAGCTTTCACACGATTTCTATGTTCCTGAAGCAGTTTGCGTTACATTTTTATAA
- a CDS encoding HAD family hydrolase, translated as MIEWIFFDLGSTLLDEEAAYGYYIDKCVKKLESLDIEVSSDSYKKKMVEYAHKSLDPIRSTWHYFAPTEPRPLWTNEGVSLYPETIDALEKLSQNYRLGIIANQSSSIRELLKEWGIESYFQLIILSEEVGLSKPNTAIFTLALQKTNIPADRVVYVGDRFDNDILPAKSLGMWTVRILTGFGKHASENEKLKSDWIIPSLQEITNIFEQTKN; from the coding sequence ATGATAGAGTGGATATTTTTTGATTTGGGTTCGACGCTTTTAGATGAAGAGGCTGCTTATGGTTATTATATAGACAAGTGTGTGAAGAAGTTAGAGTCTCTGGATATAGAGGTTTCATCAGATTCTTATAAAAAGAAAATGGTGGAGTATGCTCATAAGTCGCTGGATCCCATTCGTTCGACCTGGCACTATTTTGCACCGACCGAGCCACGTCCTTTGTGGACAAATGAGGGTGTGAGCTTGTATCCTGAAACAATAGATGCTCTAGAGAAGTTATCACAAAACTATCGATTGGGGATTATTGCCAATCAGTCTAGTAGTATTAGAGAACTGCTTAAAGAGTGGGGAATTGAGTCTTATTTTCAACTCATCATCCTCTCTGAAGAGGTTGGGCTATCTAAACCAAATACAGCTATTTTCACACTTGCCTTGCAAAAAACAAACATCCCTGCAGATAGAGTTGTCTATGTCGGGGATAGGTTTGATAATGATATTCTGCCTGCTAAATCTTTGGGAATGTGGACTGTACGGATACTGACAGGTTTTGGGAAGCATGCCAGTGAAAATGAAAAATTGAAGAGCGATTGGATAATTCCTTCATTGCAAGAGATAACAAATATTTTTGAACAAACAAAAAACTAG
- a CDS encoding type II toxin-antitoxin system RelE family toxin yields MYHLEYSKKAQKQIMKLDRQIQRLLFAWIDKHLEGTDNPRANGKGLTGNHANEWRYRIGDYRLICDIQDDKLVILALEFGHRKDVY; encoded by the coding sequence ATGTATCATTTAGAGTATTCTAAAAAGGCTCAAAAGCAAATTATGAAATTAGATAGGCAAATTCAGAGGCTGTTGTTTGCTTGGATTGATAAACACTTAGAAGGGACTGATAATCCACGCGCCAATGGTAAAGGTTTGACAGGCAATCATGCTAACGAGTGGCGTTATCGTATCGGAGATTACCGACTGATTTGCGATATTCAAGATGATAAGTTGGTTATTTTAGCACTTGAGTTTGGACATCGTAAAGATGTCTATTGA
- the relB gene encoding type II toxin-antitoxin system RelB family antitoxin, protein MSTVTIRLNQEEEVFFKSYAQLTGQSLSSLFKKALERDIEDEYDLKIYHQAYDEYKADPETISHADFKKELGL, encoded by the coding sequence ATGAGTACAGTGACAATCAGATTAAATCAAGAAGAAGAAGTATTCTTTAAAAGCTATGCACAATTAACAGGTCAAAGTCTTTCTAGCCTTTTTAAGAAAGCTTTGGAGCGTGATATTGAAGATGAGTATGATTTAAAAATCTATCATCAAGCTTATGATGAGTACAAAGCAGATCCAGAAACAATTAGTCATGCTGATTTTAAGAAAGAGCTAGGATTATAG
- the eno gene encoding surface-displayed alpha-enolase — MSIITDVYAREVLDSRGNPTLEVEVYTESGAFGRGMVPSGASTGEHEAVELRDGDKSRYLGLGTQKAVDNVNNVIADAIIGFDVRDQQAIDRAMIALDGTPNKGKLGANAILGVSIAVARAAADYLEVPLYTYLGGFNTKVLPTPMMNIINGGSHSDAPIAFQEFMILPVGAPSFKEGLRWGAEVFHALKKILKARGLVTAVGDEGGFAPKFEGTEDGVETIIEAIEAAGYEAGENGIMIGFDCASSEFYDKERKVYDYTKFEGEGAAVRTSAEQIDYLEELVNKYPIITIEDGMDENDWDGWKALTERLGKRVQLVGDDFFVTNTDYLARGIKEGAANSILIKVNQIGTLTETFEAIEMAKEAGYTAVVSHRSGETEDSTIADIAVATNAGQIKTGSLSRTDRIAKYNQLLRIEDQLGEVAVYKGLNSFYNLKK, encoded by the coding sequence ATGTCAATTATTACTGATGTTTACGCTCGCGAAGTCCTTGACTCACGCGGTAACCCTACACTTGAAGTTGAAGTTTATACTGAATCAGGTGCTTTCGGACGTGGTATGGTTCCTTCAGGAGCTTCTACTGGTGAGCACGAAGCAGTTGAGCTTCGCGACGGTGACAAATCTCGTTACCTTGGTCTTGGTACTCAAAAAGCTGTTGACAACGTGAACAACGTGATTGCTGACGCTATCATCGGTTTTGACGTTCGTGATCAACAAGCTATCGACCGCGCTATGATCGCTCTTGACGGTACTCCTAACAAAGGTAAATTGGGTGCAAACGCAATCCTCGGTGTTTCTATCGCTGTTGCGCGTGCTGCTGCTGACTACCTTGAAGTGCCACTTTACACTTACCTTGGTGGATTCAACACTAAAGTATTGCCAACTCCAATGATGAACATCATCAACGGTGGTTCTCACTCAGACGCTCCAATCGCTTTCCAAGAATTCATGATCTTGCCAGTTGGCGCTCCTTCATTCAAAGAAGGTCTTCGTTGGGGTGCTGAAGTATTCCACGCTTTGAAGAAAATCTTGAAAGCTCGTGGTTTGGTAACAGCTGTTGGTGACGAAGGTGGTTTCGCTCCTAAGTTCGAAGGAACTGAAGACGGTGTTGAAACAATCATCGAAGCTATCGAAGCTGCTGGTTACGAAGCTGGTGAAAACGGCATCATGATTGGTTTCGACTGTGCGTCATCTGAATTCTACGACAAAGAACGTAAAGTTTACGACTACACTAAATTCGAAGGTGAAGGCGCTGCTGTTCGTACATCTGCAGAACAAATCGACTACCTTGAAGAATTGGTTAACAAATACCCAATCATCACTATCGAAGATGGTATGGATGAAAACGACTGGGATGGCTGGAAAGCTCTTACTGAGCGTCTTGGCAAACGCGTTCAATTGGTTGGTGACGACTTCTTCGTAACAAACACTGACTACCTTGCACGTGGTATCAAAGAAGGTGCTGCTAACTCAATCCTTATCAAAGTTAACCAAATCGGTACTCTTACTGAAACATTTGAAGCTATCGAAATGGCTAAAGAAGCTGGCTACACTGCCGTTGTATCACACCGTTCAGGTGAAACTGAAGATTCAACAATCGCTGACATCGCAGTTGCAACTAACGCTGGCCAAATCAAGACTGGTTCATTGTCACGTACAGACCGTATCGCTAAATACAACCAATTGCTTCGTATCGAAGATCAACTTGGTGAAGTTGCAGTCTACAAAGGCTTGAACTCATTCTACAACTTGAAAAAATAA
- a CDS encoding DUF1694 domain-containing protein codes for MNDLNTTILQKASGETRLNPDEQRLYMGTYRERVVLIVSFDDLSSEVVGNKFDTICQKLANRYSPLFLKLSPALSDKQQISLLKIAQTFGITTAIIDEKIGQSPYALVFHTNHAVDNEEVSLESIFPNLISKPEEKKEDAKPSFWKKLFG; via the coding sequence ATGAACGATTTAAATACTACCATACTACAGAAAGCCTCTGGCGAAACACGATTGAATCCAGATGAACAGCGTCTATACATGGGAACCTATCGCGAACGGGTTGTCCTGATCGTTTCCTTTGACGATTTGAGTAGTGAAGTCGTCGGAAATAAGTTCGATACAATTTGCCAAAAACTAGCAAACAGATACTCTCCTCTATTCCTCAAACTCTCGCCAGCCCTGTCTGACAAGCAACAAATTTCACTACTAAAAATTGCTCAGACCTTTGGCATTACTACCGCTATCATCGATGAAAAAATAGGACAATCTCCCTACGCACTTGTCTTTCACACAAATCACGCTGTGGATAATGAAGAAGTTAGCTTAGAATCCATATTTCCAAATCTTATCTCAAAACCAGAAGAAAAAAAGGAAGATGCAAAACCTTCCTTCTGGAAAAAATTATTTGGTTAG
- a CDS encoding glycerate kinase: protein MHILIAPDSFKESLSATKVAEAIKKGFSKVYPQAGYDLIPLGDGGEGTVESLMQALSLDGTQTWVTGPFGDKIKVSYAVKDDLAVFEMAEIVGLASIPHERRSPLFIKTQGVGELIVELVQNGVKRIFIGVGGSASHDGGIGMAAGLGVKFYNREGKEVEAIGAHIGEIVSFSTEDMLVDLSQVRIDLVTDVENPLCGPAGATFVFAGQKGLTSAEFELVDKKMESFYKLVNPMLLDLAGAGAGGGMAAGLVQFAGARIRKGIDFVLDQLDFDHRVTKAGLVVVGEGRMDAQSLSGKTPIGVARRTPTGIPIIAICGSLKDDLPEFPFENICAAFPIIASVESLEDTLQKAEKNLVRTAEQVARILQLGGQQRWN, encoded by the coding sequence ATGCATATTCTCATTGCTCCGGATTCATTTAAAGAGTCTCTTTCAGCTACAAAGGTTGCTGAAGCGATTAAAAAAGGATTTTCTAAAGTTTACCCACAAGCAGGGTATGACTTAATTCCCCTAGGAGATGGTGGCGAAGGGACAGTTGAGAGTCTAATGCAAGCCTTATCCTTGGATGGAACCCAGACTTGGGTGACAGGTCCATTTGGAGATAAAATTAAGGTTTCCTATGCGGTTAAAGATGATCTTGCGGTTTTTGAAATGGCTGAGATTGTAGGGCTGGCAAGTATCCCGCATGAAAGAAGGAGTCCTCTCTTTATTAAGACACAAGGGGTTGGGGAGCTGATTGTGGAGCTCGTTCAAAATGGTGTTAAACGCATATTTATAGGAGTAGGTGGCTCTGCCAGTCATGATGGTGGTATCGGAATGGCGGCAGGTTTAGGAGTGAAATTTTATAATCGAGAGGGAAAAGAAGTAGAGGCAATTGGAGCTCATATCGGGGAGATTGTCAGCTTTTCCACAGAGGATATGTTGGTAGATCTATCTCAGGTCAGGATTGATTTGGTAACGGATGTGGAGAATCCGCTTTGCGGACCAGCGGGTGCCACATTTGTTTTTGCAGGTCAGAAAGGTCTTACCTCTGCTGAATTTGAACTAGTAGACAAGAAAATGGAGTCCTTTTATAAATTAGTTAATCCAATGCTACTCGATTTGGCAGGAGCGGGTGCTGGAGGAGGTATGGCAGCAGGTTTAGTCCAATTTGCTGGTGCTCGCATTCGAAAAGGCATCGACTTTGTCTTGGATCAGTTGGACTTTGATCATCGCGTCACCAAAGCGGGTCTGGTTGTGGTCGGAGAAGGGCGGATGGATGCCCAAAGCTTATCAGGGAAGACTCCAATAGGAGTAGCTAGACGGACGCCGACGGGGATTCCCATCATTGCAATTTGTGGTAGCCTCAAAGACGATCTTCCCGAGTTTCCTTTTGAAAATATCTGCGCCGCTTTTCCGATAATTGCAAGCGTTGAAAGTTTGGAGGACACGCTTCAAAAAGCAGAAAAAAACCTGGTCCGCACGGCAGAGCAGGTGGCAAGAATTCTTCAGTTAGGAGGCCAACAAAGATGGAATTAG
- a CDS encoding HAD family hydrolase, whose protein sequence is MYQTILFDLDGTLTDSGQGILNSVAYALEKMGIEEPDTANLNRFIGPPLYESFSRFYQLSPEDTQSAVDAFRVYFKEKGMFENQLYPGIIPLLEELRTAGKTLVIATSKPEIFAKQILEHFGISHYFDVIAGASLDSSRISKADVICYAINQLEAFPNHAVMIGDREHDIEGARMHQLPAIGVLYGYGNKQEFEKAGATMIVETVQDLKRVLLTTE, encoded by the coding sequence ATGTATCAAACTATATTATTTGACTTAGATGGAACACTTACTGATTCTGGACAAGGAATCTTAAACTCCGTCGCCTACGCACTAGAAAAAATGGGAATCGAAGAACCAGATACAGCCAATTTAAACCGATTCATCGGTCCGCCACTCTATGAATCTTTTTCTCGATTCTACCAACTCAGCCCTGAAGATACACAAAGTGCAGTTGATGCTTTCCGTGTCTATTTTAAAGAAAAAGGAATGTTTGAAAATCAACTCTATCCTGGAATCATCCCTCTGCTTGAAGAATTGAGAACGGCTGGAAAAACACTAGTAATTGCTACCTCAAAGCCAGAAATATTTGCCAAACAGATTCTAGAACATTTTGGTATCTCACACTACTTTGATGTCATTGCCGGTGCTAGTCTGGATAGTAGTCGCATCAGTAAGGCGGACGTCATCTGCTATGCTATAAATCAATTAGAAGCATTTCCAAACCATGCTGTGATGATTGGAGATAGGGAACATGACATTGAAGGAGCACGCATGCACCAACTTCCCGCCATCGGTGTTCTTTACGGCTATGGGAACAAACAGGAATTTGAAAAGGCTGGGGCCACCATGATAGTCGAAACCGTCCAAGATTTGAAAAGGGTTTTACTGACAACAGAATAG
- a CDS encoding IS110 family transposase: protein MRVVFGIDVSKASSEVAILVNGEKVHNYTMSNDAIGFSRLLGDLKTVHKPEIIFEATGVYSRRLQAFLDEHGYAYTRLNPLEAKKQLDSLRVRKTNQIDAEKLAQSQCVLNRKPTYVQEKVYQNLRDLSRFYQNLTEDIVRAKNRLHKVLQVTFPELENILSTPTGEQYWNLVITFPCKDFVLDLSKNELSKSIRQSTSKRISDKRVAYLAEKLTALANQSYCAVKKTSPILEEVHYYAKELLRLSEQRQAVLDQMVELAQPLPEYDILLSIPGIAETTATSIIGELGDIRRFQSANQINAFIGIDLRHYESGNFLAKEHITKRGNPYARKILFKCIHNIASVSHTNPCHIADFYEKRKRQSQTTSTKPHTIASIHRLIRTMYYLIMHNKLYDYASTQNR from the coding sequence ATGCGAGTAGTTTTTGGGATTGATGTGAGTAAGGCAAGTTCAGAAGTGGCCATTCTAGTCAACGGCGAGAAGGTACATAACTACACCATGTCCAATGATGCCATTGGCTTTTCTCGGCTACTTGGCGATTTGAAAACCGTCCATAAGCCAGAAATCATCTTTGAAGCAACAGGTGTCTATTCTCGTCGTCTTCAAGCTTTTCTGGATGAACATGGCTACGCTTATACACGACTCAATCCCTTAGAAGCCAAGAAGCAACTGGATAGCTTGCGTGTGCGGAAAACAAATCAAATTGACGCTGAAAAACTGGCTCAATCTCAGTGTGTACTGAATCGTAAACCGACGTATGTCCAAGAAAAAGTCTACCAAAACTTGCGGGATCTCAGCCGTTTCTATCAGAATCTGACCGAGGACATTGTTCGGGCTAAAAACCGTCTGCACAAGGTCTTACAAGTCACTTTCCCTGAATTGGAAAATATCTTGTCAACACCAACTGGCGAACAATACTGGAACTTGGTCATAACCTTTCCTTGCAAGGACTTCGTGCTTGATTTAAGCAAGAATGAACTATCAAAGAGCATTCGTCAGTCCACCTCAAAACGGATTTCTGACAAGCGTGTGGCGTACTTAGCTGAGAAGCTGACAGCACTAGCTAATCAATCGTATTGTGCCGTCAAGAAAACCTCTCCAATACTGGAAGAGGTGCATTACTATGCAAAAGAATTGCTTCGGCTTTCTGAACAGAGACAAGCAGTCTTAGACCAAATGGTGGAACTAGCTCAGCCATTACCTGAATATGACATTCTGCTCTCTATTCCTGGAATAGCTGAGACGACTGCAACAAGTATTATTGGTGAACTGGGAGATATTCGCCGTTTTCAGTCTGCCAATCAAATCAATGCCTTTATCGGTATTGACCTGAGACACTATGAATCTGGTAACTTCCTCGCTAAGGAACACATTACCAAGCGTGGCAATCCCTACGCTAGAAAGATTCTGTTCAAGTGTATCCACAATATCGCTTCAGTCAGTCATACCAATCCTTGCCATATCGCAGACTTTTATGAGAAACGAAAAAGACAATCGCAAACGACTTCAACGAAGCCGCACACGATTGCCTCCATACATCGTCTCATTCGGACAATGTATTACCTCATTATGCATAACAAACTTTACGATTACGCTTCAACCCAAAATCGGTAA
- the serB gene encoding phosphoserine phosphatase SerB, with translation MTTGLLVMDVDSTLILEEGIDLLGEEAGLGAQVAAITERAMRGELDFEEALRERVALLKGLPVSVFDRIIKKIHFTPGAAELVSELKMRGYKVAVVSGGFHETVDRLAAQLELDYVRANRLEVVDGVLTGQVLGEIVTKDTKKACLEEWAAENGLSLSQTIAMGDGANDLPMIQRAGIGVAFCAKPIVQEQVPYQINEKNLYKLIEILDSK, from the coding sequence ATGACAACTGGATTATTAGTTATGGATGTTGATTCAACATTAATTTTGGAAGAAGGAATAGATTTACTTGGAGAAGAGGCCGGTTTAGGAGCGCAAGTTGCAGCAATTACCGAACGTGCTATGCGTGGGGAATTGGATTTTGAAGAAGCCTTACGTGAACGTGTGGCGTTGTTAAAGGGATTGCCTGTTTCTGTGTTTGATCGAATTATCAAAAAAATCCACTTTACGCCTGGAGCAGCAGAATTAGTCTCAGAATTAAAAATGCGAGGCTATAAGGTAGCAGTCGTTTCAGGCGGGTTTCATGAAACAGTTGATCGACTAGCTGCACAGTTAGAGTTAGACTATGTTCGGGCTAATCGATTAGAAGTAGTAGATGGAGTATTGACGGGACAAGTGTTGGGTGAAATTGTAACGAAAGATACTAAAAAAGCATGTTTAGAAGAATGGGCGGCAGAAAATGGGCTGAGTCTATCTCAAACGATTGCCATGGGGGATGGAGCAAATGATCTACCAATGATTCAACGAGCAGGAATTGGAGTAGCTTTCTGTGCTAAACCGATTGTCCAAGAACAGGTGCCCTACCAAATAAATGAAAAAAATCTCTATAAACTAATAGAGATTTTAGATAGTAAATAA